The following proteins are encoded in a genomic region of Lemur catta isolate mLemCat1 chromosome 10, mLemCat1.pri, whole genome shotgun sequence:
- the LOC123645845 gene encoding olfactory receptor 13C8, whose protein sequence is MEKTNDSMLTEFVLVGLSDHPKLQMAFFVPVLWMYLMILLGNGVLISVIIYDSHLHTPMYFFLCNLSFLDICYTSSSVPLILDSFLTVRKRVSFSGCMVQMFLSFAMGATECVLLGMMALDRFVAICYPLRYPVIMSKAVYVPVAAASWVTGLADSVVQTSLAMQIPFCANNVISHFVCEILAILKLACADISINVISMAGSNLVVLVIPFLVISISYIFIIATILRIPSAEGKRKAFSTCSAHLTVVIIFYGTIFFMYAKPKSKTSVDPENQDIIEALISLFYGVMTPMLNPLIYSLRNKDVKAAVKNMLCRKSFSDGI, encoded by the coding sequence ATGGAAAAGACTAATGATTCCATGTTGACAGAATTTGTACTGGTGGGGCTTTCTGACCACCCAAAGCTTCAGATGGCTTTCTTTGTGCCAGTTTTGTGGATGTACCTGATGATTTTACTTGGAAATGGAGTCCTTATCTCAGTTATCATCTATGACTCTCACCTGCACACCCCcatgtattttttcctctgtaatcTTTCCTTCTTGGACATTTGCTACACAAGTTCCTCCGTCCCACTAATTCTTGACAGCTTTCTGACAGTAAGGAAAAGGGTTTCCTTCTCTGGATGTATGGTGCAAATGTTCCTCTCCTTTGCCATGGGGGCCACAGAGTGTGTGCTCCTGGGCATGATGGCACTTGACCGCTTTGTGGCCATCTGCTACCCACTGAGATACCCTGTCATCATGAGCAAGGCTGTCTATGTGCCTGTGGCAGCTGCATCCTGGGTCACTGGGCTTGCTGACTCAGTGGTGCAGACATCTCTTGCAATGCAGATACCATTCTGTGCTAACAATGTCATTAGCCATTTTGTCTGTGAAATTCTAGCTAtcctgaaactggcttgtgctgATATTTCAATCAACGTGATCAGCATGGCAGGGTCAAATCTGGTTGTCTTGGTTATTCCATTCCTAGTTATTTCCAtctcttacatttttattatcGCCACCATTCTGAGGATCCCTTCCGCTGAAGGAAAACGTAAGGCCTTCTCTACCTGCTCAGCCCACCTGACAGTGGTGATTATATTCTATGGAACCATCTTCTTCATGTATGCGAAGCCCAAGTCTAAAACCTCGGTTGATCCAGAAAACCAAGACATCATTGAGGCTCTCATCTCCCTCTTTTATGGAGTGATGACCCCCATGCTTAATCCTCTCATCTATAGTCTGCGAAACAAGGATGTAAAGGCTGCTGTTAAGAACATGCTGTGTAGGAAAAGCTTTTCCGATGGAATATGA